The following coding sequences are from one Canis lupus baileyi chromosome 23, mCanLup2.hap1, whole genome shotgun sequence window:
- the LOC140615327 gene encoding olfactory receptor 52Z1P-like — translation MGEDGNTSTFNISYTNFFLVGFPGFREWRPLLVLPLTFLYVTVISANALVIHTVVAQRSLHQPMYMLIALLLAVNICAATAVMPKMLEGFVHYANPISLHSCLAQMFFIYFTLLLDYNLLLAMALDRYVAICHPLRYTDLMTSHLLGVLAILALTRSLGVAVPLVVLTSQARFCRTMVIPHFTCEYIALLSIACGDLTFNNRLGLAMRLVTVTFDLALLGTFYTRIIYAAFRISSGGARAKALHTCGSHLLVILTIYLSGLSTSIVFRVAKTVSQDVQNLLSAIYLLLPGTLNPVIYGVRTREIRQHVEKMLFSKISSQEVGEKPERMQNMRGNCQGERTLST, via the coding sequence ATGGGTGAAGATGGAAATACCAGCACCTTCAACATCTCCTACACCAACTTCTTCCTGGTGGGCTTCCCTGGATTCCGAGAGTGGCGACCTCTCCTGGTCCTGCCCCTTACCTTCCTATATGTGACCGTCATCTCAGCCAATGCCCTGGTCATCCACACAGTGGTGGCCCAGCGGAGCCTGCATCAGCCCATGTACATGCTCATCGCCCTGCTCCTGGCTGTCAACATTTGTGCTGCCACTGCCGTGATGCCCAAAATGCTGGAGGGCTTTGTGCATTATGCTAACCCCATATCACTGCACAGCTGCCTAGCCCAGATGTTCTTTATCTACTTCACTCTTCTTCTGGACTACAATCTCCTGCTGGCCATGGCCCTAGACCGCTATGTCGCCATCTGTCACCCACTCCGCTATACTGACCTAATGACCTCTCACCTGCTTGGTGTGTTGGCCATTCTTGCCCTGACACGGAGCCTGGGAGTGGCAGTGCCTTTGGTAGTGCTAACATCACAAGCTCGATTCTGCCGGACAATGGTGATTCCACACTTCACCTGTGAGTACATTGCACTGCTGAGCATAGCTTGTGGAGATTTGACTTTCAACAATAGGTTGGGACTGGCCATGCGGTTGGTCACTGTGACCTTTGATCTCGCCCTGCTAGGGACCTTCTACACCCGCATCATTTATGCTGCCTTTCGGATCTCTTCTGGGGGAGCCCGAGCTAAGGCCTTGCACACATGTGGCTCCCACTTACTAGTCATCCTCACTATCTACCTCTCTGGTCTCTCCACTTCCATTGTTTTCCGGGTAGCCAAGACTGTGTCTCAGGATGTCCAGAACCTGCTCAGTGCCATCTACTTGCTGCTCCCAGGCACCTTGAATCCTGTCATTTATGGGGTGAGGACCAGGGAGATCCGGCAACATGTGGAAAAGATGCTCTTTAGCAAGATATCATCCCAGGAAGTTGGGGAGAAGCCAGAGAGAATGCAAAATATGAGGGGAAATTGCCAGGGTGAGAGGACTTTATCAACTTGA